A single window of Granulicella mallensis MP5ACTX8 DNA harbors:
- a CDS encoding TIGR03435 family protein — MKRSQKCSQRLRAGVILLSCIGPCFAQNLSSGSKAKPLAFEVATVRPTRPDSTNEDWDSEGNRVTIKGYSLRQLIKAAFNLRSAAQILGGPEWLDKQRFDILAIIDEEQATSFHAAGADRDEEAEIQMMLQTLLSERFNLRVKSVEKKLPIFGLVVSSTHTRLVPDLAKPRSLSIRNGHMVAVATSMDDMAQSLTRMREVGDRMVINQTSLVGTYDFDLSWTPDRGAGVPEQAVYPGLFTALQDQLGLKLRPGKADAPALEVLAAELPHFD, encoded by the coding sequence ATGAAACGCAGCCAGAAGTGTTCTCAACGTCTCAGAGCGGGAGTCATTCTGCTGAGTTGCATTGGCCCATGTTTCGCGCAAAATCTGTCGAGCGGGTCAAAGGCTAAACCGCTGGCGTTCGAGGTAGCTACGGTGAGACCAACTCGGCCGGATTCCACGAACGAGGATTGGGACAGTGAAGGTAACCGCGTCACCATCAAGGGCTATTCTCTTCGTCAACTGATCAAGGCAGCATTCAACCTGAGGAGCGCCGCACAGATCCTGGGAGGGCCTGAGTGGCTAGACAAACAACGCTTCGACATATTGGCCATAATAGACGAGGAACAGGCAACATCCTTTCATGCAGCGGGTGCCGATCGGGATGAGGAGGCTGAAATCCAAATGATGCTGCAGACTCTCCTTTCGGAACGCTTCAACCTTAGAGTCAAATCTGTTGAGAAAAAACTACCCATATTCGGACTGGTGGTCAGTAGCACTCATACACGGCTCGTTCCGGATTTGGCAAAGCCTCGCAGCTTATCAATCCGCAACGGACACATGGTTGCAGTCGCGACTTCAATGGACGACATGGCTCAGAGCTTGACACGAATGCGAGAGGTCGGCGATCGAATGGTTATCAACCAAACCAGCCTCGTCGGAACCTATGATTTCGACCTCAGCTGGACTCCGGACCGTGGTGCCGGAGTTCCCGAACAAGCTGTTTACCCCGGCCTCTTCACGGCTCTCCAAGATCAACTAGGGTTGAAATTGAGGCCTGGAAAAGCTGACGCACCAGCTCTTGAAGTTCTCGCGGCGGAGCTTCCACATTTCGATTGA
- a CDS encoding BrxA/BrxB family bacilliredoxin: protein MPYSPLLVKPFRDEVTEVDVQELLTSQDVDNFFNNQTGSALLFINSVCGCAAGTARPALRQAKANGNGKTPDRWVSVFAGQDLEATARARGYFPDIPPSSPSIALFKDGELVYFVPKHRIEGRDANGLANDLTSAFSEVL, encoded by the coding sequence ATGCCCTACAGCCCATTGCTTGTCAAACCCTTTCGCGACGAAGTCACCGAAGTTGACGTTCAGGAATTATTGACCTCTCAGGATGTAGATAATTTTTTCAATAACCAGACGGGCTCGGCTCTTCTGTTTATCAACTCCGTATGCGGCTGTGCGGCAGGAACGGCGAGGCCGGCACTGCGTCAGGCAAAGGCAAACGGGAATGGAAAAACACCTGATAGGTGGGTGAGTGTCTTCGCCGGTCAGGACCTTGAGGCCACAGCAAGGGCCAGAGGTTATTTCCCGGATATACCACCTTCGTCTCCATCCATTGCATTATTCAAAGATGGCGAACTTGTCTATTTCGTTCCCAAACATCGGATAGAAGGCCGGGATGCGAATGGTCTGGCAAATGATCTGACCAGCGCATTCAGTGAAGTCCTGTAA
- a CDS encoding PExPT-CTERM protein, producing the protein MNAIQFRFLAALSLLLAATSAYAQGGCSDSPEAPTYVLMLVGSVGMFYGSSVLMKLVRRKRSC; encoded by the coding sequence ATGAATGCCATACAATTCCGCTTTCTTGCAGCTCTATCGCTTCTACTCGCCGCTACATCTGCATATGCACAGGGAGGCTGCTCCGACTCACCGGAGGCTCCGACTTATGTCCTGATGTTGGTCGGCTCGGTCGGCATGTTCTACGGTTCTTCAGTGCTGATGAAACTTGTTCGCCGCAAGCGCAGCTGCTGA
- a CDS encoding NHL repeat-containing protein, giving the protein MKHLQSAPFCFVLLFGFSAGLTGCSMGSFQPSTPSTDTPTEMSGAIHGGQQPIVGSTVTMYETNTNGAPGTVTNGSVVVGQALALTDANGAFNFATTLTCNPGGQLWIEAAGGDPIDGPKGTTNHPAVLQAAALGPCPTLGINIGGTYTYVFIDEVSTVAFAYVAGPWYTGSALNSAWPQTTAGQLGVAQAFATAGNLYAISGGSGQGLANTTTPNGNGTVPQATIHTIANIDAACINSAVGSATCSTYFGATGGSTATTNTLQALVYMARHIGGVPVATVYPLQPTTPQFSPNLSTAPTSFALEVLYTGGGIKGPDGPGGIAIDANNNIWIASQSQSTAGIGEFSNLGVVKSPLPNGWTDSSLSVGTTFITLGGNGSLNAITQGNSCLTSLNNNGSIISGAPCNTAMTDTEGIAAGSSHLWIADTNLNEISEVTTSAYTATLSGNGLNHPYAVAVDDSQNVWVANFLGNTYSKFTSAGVAVSTGGSGLNQPGSVALDKSSNAWFANRNNTNIVELNSAGTAVAGSPFTCGAGNASGIAVDGDGNVFTMGFTTISEYTAAGICEFQSVPAVGGGGTRGIVAVLSGLAIDGSGNIWFSSSTGNQVGEIIGMAAPVVTPLALAANNGTLGTRP; this is encoded by the coding sequence ATGAAGCATCTTCAATCCGCTCCTTTTTGTTTCGTACTTCTTTTTGGCTTCAGCGCAGGCCTCACCGGGTGCAGCATGGGCTCCTTTCAGCCCAGCACCCCCAGCACCGATACTCCAACAGAGATGAGTGGGGCCATCCATGGTGGACAGCAGCCTATCGTGGGATCTACCGTCACGATGTACGAGACGAACACCAACGGTGCCCCCGGAACGGTGACCAATGGTAGCGTGGTGGTAGGCCAAGCACTTGCGCTCACCGATGCTAATGGAGCCTTCAATTTTGCGACGACATTGACGTGCAATCCGGGCGGTCAATTGTGGATCGAGGCCGCCGGGGGCGATCCGATAGACGGACCCAAGGGGACGACCAACCACCCCGCGGTGCTCCAGGCTGCCGCGTTAGGACCCTGCCCTACTCTCGGAATAAACATTGGCGGTACCTACACTTACGTGTTCATCGATGAGGTCTCGACCGTGGCGTTCGCTTATGTAGCCGGGCCCTGGTATACCGGCAGCGCACTTAATAGTGCATGGCCGCAGACTACCGCAGGGCAGCTCGGAGTAGCGCAGGCCTTCGCCACCGCCGGAAACCTTTACGCTATATCGGGCGGCAGCGGTCAGGGATTGGCGAACACGACCACACCTAACGGCAACGGAACTGTTCCGCAGGCGACCATTCATACGATTGCCAATATCGATGCGGCCTGTATCAACTCCGCCGTCGGGTCTGCCACATGCTCCACGTACTTTGGGGCCACGGGCGGCAGCACGGCCACGACGAATACGCTGCAGGCGCTGGTCTACATGGCCCGGCACATCGGTGGCGTCCCCGTCGCGACCGTATACCCTCTTCAGCCGACCACGCCTCAGTTCTCCCCCAATCTCTCCACCGCGCCCACAAGCTTCGCTCTCGAGGTTCTTTACACCGGCGGTGGAATCAAGGGCCCAGATGGCCCAGGGGGCATAGCGATTGATGCCAACAACAATATCTGGATAGCATCGCAGAGTCAGAGTACGGCTGGCATTGGCGAATTTTCGAATCTTGGCGTTGTCAAATCCCCCCTTCCCAATGGCTGGACAGACTCTTCGCTCTCGGTGGGGACAACTTTCATCACTCTTGGTGGCAACGGCTCTCTCAATGCGATCACGCAAGGCAACAGTTGTCTTACCTCACTTAATAACAATGGTTCAATAATCTCTGGTGCACCCTGTAACACTGCAATGACGGATACAGAAGGGATCGCAGCGGGCAGCTCCCATCTCTGGATTGCAGACACCAATTTGAACGAAATCTCTGAGGTGACCACAAGCGCTTACACTGCCACCCTCTCGGGAAATGGACTGAACCATCCTTACGCAGTCGCAGTGGATGATAGTCAAAATGTGTGGGTCGCGAACTTCTTAGGTAATACGTACTCGAAGTTTACCAGCGCGGGCGTCGCGGTGAGCACCGGAGGCTCAGGACTCAATCAACCGGGTTCTGTTGCCCTGGACAAAAGCAGCAACGCGTGGTTTGCCAACAGGAACAACACCAACATTGTTGAATTGAACAGCGCCGGCACAGCCGTCGCTGGTAGCCCGTTCACTTGTGGAGCCGGAAACGCGTCCGGAATTGCAGTGGATGGTGATGGCAACGTCTTCACCATGGGTTTCACCACGATCTCCGAGTATACGGCCGCCGGCATTTGCGAATTCCAGTCAGTTCCAGCGGTGGGTGGGGGCGGAACGAGAGGAATTGTCGCAGTTCTTAGCGGTCTGGCGATCGACGGGTCCGGCAATATCTGGTTCTCAAGCTCTACCGGGAACCAAGTGGGGGAAATTATCGGCATGGCAGCCCCCGTGGTGACACCGCTTGCCCTCGCCGCCAACAACGGTACACTGGGTACCCGTCCCTAA